A segment of the bacterium genome:
GGCCGCCGCGGCGGGTGCGGGCGGCGTCGATCACGCCGGGGCCGGTGATCGTCACGTCGGTGCAGCCGTCGGCGGCGAGGAGCGCGAACGAGAAGTCGGCGGTCTCGAGGTCGGCGAAGGTCAGCGACGGCACGAGGTCGACGGGGTCGTAGTCCGCGTCGTCCGGGCTGCCGAGGAGCACGGCGCCCGCGTCGAGCGCGAGCGTGATGCCGCTGCGCAATCGGACGGTCCCGAGCCGGTAGACGCCGGGCGGCACCCTCACGACTCCGCCCCCCGCCGCACGTTGGACGGCGTTCTGGAAGACGCGCGTGTCGTCCGCATGTCCGTCGCCGGCGGCGCCGAGCCGCCGGACGTTCACGCGTTCACCGGAGCGCAGACCGTCGCTCGAGGAACCGAGGATGCCGGTGGCGAAGACGCTGCTCGCCAGCGTCGTCGAGCCGGTGAGGAACCGGCGGCGGGTGAGACGTCCGAGCCAGCCGCGAGAACGAAACATGCAGAGCCGTCCTGGCGACGCACGCTGGCACCGTCGCGCCGTTCTGCGCAAGCGACATTTCGCTCATCGGTCGCGTCAGCGCGCTGCGACGACTCGCGGCGCCGCGGCGCGGCCGGCACGGCCCGTATCGAGCGCTGTGTCGAGTGCGCTCCCGTACAGGACGTAGCTCTTGTATGCGGCACGCGACAGCGAGCGCACGCGCGCCGGCGTGGGGTTCGCGCCGACCAAGGCGGCGACGATGTCGAGCGCGTCCCAGGGGTGCGTGTCGTCGTAGTCCGCGTGCGCCTGGAGCCAGCGCAGGCCGGCCTCGAGCTTCTGCGGCGCGAGCAGCTGGCGGTACGCCGGACTCGACGCGACGCCCGGGGTCCATTCCCCGGTCGCGCCCTCGACGGCGAAGTTGGTGGCGACCATGGCCTCGGCGAGGTCTCCCGCGGAGCATATCTGCCAGCACCAGTCGGCCACCGCGGTCATCGCGACCGGGCGATCGCCGTCCCAGACGTCGTCGCGCGAGAAGCCGGCGGCGTCGCACCAGTCGAGATACCACTCGGCATGCTGCTGCTCGACGCGCAGGTTGCGCGCCAGCCAGGAGCGCGCGGCGTTCTGTCCGACGTCGCGCCCGTGCGTCGTCTTGAGGATCGCCTGCGCGAGATACTGCGGGAAGCGCTCGATGAGCGGCCAGAAGCCGACCAGCATGCGGCGGTGCTGGGCGGCGTCGATCGTGCCCTCGCGCATGCGCTGCCACGCCTCGTGGGCGGTGACGCCGCGGCGGGCCTCGCCGGTGTCGACGACCAGATCCTGGAGGTAGCTCGGGTAACGGGCGAGCCGTTCGTGTTTCATGCGAGCCTCCGTCGAGCGAGTGGGGCGGCGGGCGCTGCGGTGGGCTGGCCAGCGTCGGCCGGCGGCGAGCTGCGGGCGCGACGCTCCGCATCTTCGGCCAGAAAGGCGCGGCGCGCCACCCAGGCTGGCATGCCGAGGAAGCCGGCGCCGGCGAGCGCGGACAGCCACGCCGGCACCCGCTCGGCGGCGAACGAGGCGCCGAGGGCTGCGCGCGTGACGTGGGTCCACACGTGCCACGCGTCGAAGCGCGGCATGCCGGGCTCGGCCCGATCGCGCGTGACGACGCCGAGGACCAGGTGGGCGACGAGCGCGAGCGGGATGGTGGCGGCCTGCAGCGCCCCGAGTCGCAGCACGCGGGCCGTCCGCGCGTGTCCGGCGCGTGCGCCGCGCCGGGCGAGCGCCAGCAGGACGGCCGCCCACGCGAGGTTGCCGGCGAACGCGGCGGCCATTGCCGCCGGCGGCAGCGTCCCGGCGCGGCCGGCGCGTACCTGGCCGAGGAACCAGCCGTAGGTTTCGATCGCCAGCTGCTGCCGTCCGTCGATCAGCGCGGCGACGAGCCACTGCGCCCCGAGTTGGATCGTCAGCGCGGCGACGGCGAGGGGCCAGGCGAGGAGGATGAGGGCGGGGAGGCGCGCCGCGCGGGTGCCGGGCGTCCCGGCACGGGGGCCGGTCGCACGCGCGACGGCGGCGTCGAACGCCCAGGCGAGGTAGCCGAGCCACAGCGCCAGCCACGCCGTCTGCCCCGTCCACGACCAGGCGCCGGGAGTGAGCGTCCACGCCCAGACGCCGAGGAGCGGCACGACGAGCGCCGCGACCGCGAGCTCGACGCCGCCGGGGCGCGGGGACGCGGTCTGCGGTCGCACGGCCGCGAGCGGCGTGACCGTGTGCCGCTCCGCGCACAGCCGCCAGCACACCATGCCGATGGGGAGGAGGAAGAAGATCGCGGTGCCGACGATGCGGATCCAGGCCGGCACCTGGCCGCCGGCGTCGAGCGTCCCGAGGAGGGCGGTGAAGATCCCTGGCCAGACGCCGAGCCCGGTGCCGCCGGCGAGCACGAAGTAGCCGAGCAGCGCGATCGGCGCGGTGGCGGCCTGCAGCGAGGCGAGCCGGAAGGCGCGCGCCACCGCCGGCTGCGCGCGGCGCAGGGTGCCCGTGCCGATGCGCATCGCGACGCCCGCCCACAGCACGTCGCCGAGCATGGGCGCGCAGGCGACGGTCGCGAACGGATGCCGCTCGTCGTCGAGCCCGAGGACGCGACGCGAGAACCAGCTGAGCGGATCGTCGCTCATGCCCACCGCGACGGCGTAGGGCGCGGTGTCGATCATGCCGCGCAGCCAGCCGACGAACGTCGGGTCGGCCTGCCCGTGGTGGTAGAGCAGCAGGTTCACGCCGAGCTGCGTCCAGGTCTCGGCGACGACCGTCAGGGGCGCGAGGGCGACCGCCGCGAGCACGAAGACCAGCCCGGCCCGGCCACCCGCGCCTTCCTCCTGCCGCGGCCCCCGGCCCGGCCCGGTCGCGGCCAGGGCCTCGAAGAAGGATTCGAGGGCGACGAGCCATGCGCTCGTCCACAGCAGCTGACCGAGGAGGTCGGCCCCGGCGATCGGTGCGCGGCCGGCGATCCAGGCGGCCAGGCCGAGCGCGACGAGGACGCCGGGAGCCAGACCGGCCCGCACGGGGGAGGAGGAGTCGTCCATCCTTCGCAGCTCTGGGAGCCCTTTCGTGGTGACACGGGTCTAGTCGGGTTTCCAGCCCGCGCCGAATGTGCGGTGCGCGACTGCATGCAGGGTCGGCTATCTCGCCCCGGGCGGCGGGAGCGCGGAGGCGGGGGAGGCGTCGATCACGCCAGGCGAGGCGTTCTGCTCCGGCGGCCCGCGCCCGGGCCGGCGCGAGCGGCGGATGCGGCAGGCCCGACGGCGTCTCGTCGCGTGTCGTGGCGGCGGCGTCGTCGCGTGGTGCGGCGTCGCCGTGCGCGCCGCACGCGGCGACGCTCCGGCGCCGTGACGGCGCCGCGCGCGGGTGGCGGCTCGCCGCGTGCCGCCGCGTCGCGTGCGTCGAGCGTACGCTGGCATTCGCCGGCGTTCGGGGTAAAGACGATCCGATGGCACGGGTGAAGGATGCGGCGCTCCAGAGCGAGCTGCGGGCGTGGACGGTCCGCGACTCGATGGAGCTCTACAACATCAACGGATGGGGCCGCGGCTTCTTCACGATCAACGAGGCAGGCAACGTCGAGGTCACGCCCGCAGGCCCCGGCTCGACGCGCATCGACCTCAAGAAGCTGGTCGACGACCTCTGCTCGCGCGGGCTCCGCCTGCCGCTCCTGATCCGCTTCTCCGACATCCTGCGCACGCGCGTCGAGCAGCTCTCCGGTGCCTTTCGTCAGGCGATCGCCGACAACGACTACAAGGGCCGCTACCTCGGCGTGTACCCGATCAAGGTGAACCAGGCGCGGCACGTGGTCGAGGAGCTGATCGAGTACGGCCGCCGCTCGAACCTCGGCCTCGAGGCGGGCTCGAAGCCCGAGCTGCTGGTGGCGCTGGCGCTCCAGGACAACCCGGACGCGCTGATCCTCTGCAACGGCTACAAGGACCGCGCCTACATCGAGACGGCGCTGCTCGCGCAGAAGCTCGGCCGCAAGGTCATCATCATCGTCGACCAGATGGCCGAGGTCGACACGATCATCGCCACCGCGCGCGACCTCGACGTACGGCCGGTGCTCGGCGTGCGCGCGCGCCTGTCGACGAAGGGCGCGGGCAAGTGGGTCGAGTCGACCGGCGACCGCTCGAAGTTCGGCCTCACCACCTCCGAGATGGTCACCGCGGTCGAGAAGCTGCGCGCCGCGAACCTGCTCGACTCCCTGCAGCTCCTGCACTTTCACATCGGCTCGCAGATCACCGCCATCCGCGCCATCAAGGACGCGCTGCGCGAGGCGAGCCGCATCTTCGTCGAGCTCTACGCGCTCGGCGCCCACATGAGGTACATGGACTGCGGCGGCGGGCTCGGCGTCGACTACGACGGCAGCCAGACGAACTTCCACTCCTCGGTGAACTACACGCTCGAGGAGTACGCGGCGGACGTCGTCAGCCAGATCGCCGAGGCGTGCGACCAGCATCACGTGCCGCACCCCGACATCGTCACCGAGTCGGGGCGTGCCATGGTCGCGCACCACTCGGTGCTGGTGTTCAACGTGCTGGGCACCAACGAGATGCTGATGGGGCAGATGCCCGAGCCGGTCGCCGAGGACGAGCACCGCATCATCCACTCGCTCTGGGAGACGTTCACCGGCGTCTCGCGCAAGAACTTCCAGGAGGCGTACCACGACGCCCTCCAGCTGAAGGAAGAGGCGATCACCGCCTTCACGCTCGGCGTGATCGATTTGAAGGGCCGCGCCCGCGCCGAGGAGCTGTTCTACGCCACGGTCGAGAAGATCCTGAAGGTCGTGCGCGACCTCGAGTACGTGCCCGACGAGCTCGAGGGTCTCGAGCGGCAGGTGTCGGACACGTTCTACTGCAACTTCTCGCTCTTCCAGTCGCTGCCCGACCACTGGGCGGTGCGCCAGCTCTTCCCGACGCTGCCGATCCATCGCCTGAACCGCCCGCCGCAGCGCCGCGCCGTGCTCGCCGACCTCACCTGCGACAGCGACGGCAAGATGGACCAGTTCATCGACCTGCGCGACGTGAAGCACTTCCTCGAGCTGCACCAGCCGAACGGCGAGCCGTACCTGATCGGCAGCTTCCTCGTCGGCGCCTACCAGGAGATCCTGGGCGACCTGCACAACCTCTTCGGCGACACCGACGCCGTCCACGTCCGCCTCGACGGCGACGCCTACCGCGTCGAGCACGTCGTCGAGGGCGACTCGGTCGCCGAGGTGCTGTCGTACGTGCAGTACTCGAAGCAGGATCTGATCGCGCGCGTGCGCCGCGCCACCGAGGTCGCGCTGCGCGACGGACGCCTCACGCCCGCCGAGTCGGGCCGCCTCATGCGCCGGTACGAGGAAGCCCTCCAGGGCTATACGTACCTGACCGTCGACGCGTAGGTCGCGCCGCCGCTCAGGGCGTCGCGACCGGCCGCACCTCGACGGCGAGCGGCTGGTCGAGCATGGCCAGCGCGGCCCGCTCGTCGCCGGGCCGATAGGGCCGGCCCAGGACGACCATGGCGACGCGCAGGTCGTAGGCACCCGCCTCCTGCATGCGCGTCATGTCGCGCAGGCTGTAGCCCGCGGCGAGGCGGCCGTCGGCCTGGCCGAGCACCGACGCACGGGTGATGCCCCAACGCCGCCAGGCGTCGGGGATGTCGAAGGCGTGCAGGTAGGTGCCGCCCGGGCCGTCGATGACGAACCACTCCGGGTCGGCGGCGTTCACCGTCCCCTGCGGCGCGGTCGCGAGGGCGAGGCCGTCGGGGTGGGCGGCGTCGACGTAACGGCTGCCGGCCGCGGAGGCGTCGAGGATGGCCTTGCCCTCGAACTCGAAGGCGCGCAGCAGCCGCAGCACGACCGCGGGCACCTTGAAGGTCGAGGGAGTGACGATCGCGTTCGGGTAGTAGTACGTCAGCACGTCGCCCGCCGGCGCGTCGGGAAGGAGCGCGCCCAGCTCGAGCGACTGCCGCGCCCGCACGATCGAGCGCACGGGTCCGTTGCGCACGCCCTCGATCACCGTCGTGAAGCTCTCCTCGGTGAGCTGCGGGCTCCAGCTGGTCACCAGCATCGCGAACGTAGGCGCGATGCGTAGGCTCATGCGCGAGACGAGGAGATGCGCCAGCGAACCGCCCGGGCCGGTGGTGGCGAGGTCGGTGAGGAAGTTGCGGCCGGGGGGATAGCGGACGCTGTAGGCGGCGGCGTCGACGCGGTAGCGGGCACGGTCGTAGGTGGCGTTCGGGGGCCGCTCGGGCGCGGCGGCGTCGGGGGCGTGCACGAGGTAGGCGAAGCCGCGCGCCCCGGTCGCCGCGTCGGACACCTCCACCTCCATGGCGTGGTCGCGGGCGGGCAGGGCGGCGGGCGCGATCCGCTCGCCCAGATCGTTCGCCATGAAGACGAGCGCGTCGTCGTCGTCGAACGCACGGCCGACGCCCT
Coding sequences within it:
- the speA gene encoding biosynthetic arginine decarboxylase, with product MARVKDAALQSELRAWTVRDSMELYNINGWGRGFFTINEAGNVEVTPAGPGSTRIDLKKLVDDLCSRGLRLPLLIRFSDILRTRVEQLSGAFRQAIADNDYKGRYLGVYPIKVNQARHVVEELIEYGRRSNLGLEAGSKPELLVALALQDNPDALILCNGYKDRAYIETALLAQKLGRKVIIIVDQMAEVDTIIATARDLDVRPVLGVRARLSTKGAGKWVESTGDRSKFGLTTSEMVTAVEKLRAANLLDSLQLLHFHIGSQITAIRAIKDALREASRIFVELYALGAHMRYMDCGGGLGVDYDGSQTNFHSSVNYTLEEYAADVVSQIAEACDQHHVPHPDIVTESGRAMVAHHSVLVFNVLGTNEMLMGQMPEPVAEDEHRIIHSLWETFTGVSRKNFQEAYHDALQLKEEAITAFTLGVIDLKGRARAEELFYATVEKILKVVRDLEYVPDELEGLERQVSDTFYCNFSLFQSLPDHWAVRQLFPTLPIHRLNRPPQRRAVLADLTCDSDGKMDQFIDLRDVKHFLELHQPNGEPYLIGSFLVGAYQEILGDLHNLFGDTDAVHVRLDGDAYRVEHVVEGDSVAEVLSYVQYSKQDLIARVRRATEVALRDGRLTPAESGRLMRRYEEALQGYTYLTVDA
- a CDS encoding iron-containing redox enzyme family protein, which produces MKHERLARYPSYLQDLVVDTGEARRGVTAHEAWQRMREGTIDAAQHRRMLVGFWPLIERFPQYLAQAILKTTHGRDVGQNAARSWLARNLRVEQQHAEWYLDWCDAAGFSRDDVWDGDRPVAMTAVADWCWQICSAGDLAEAMVATNFAVEGATGEWTPGVASSPAYRQLLAPQKLEAGLRWLQAHADYDDTHPWDALDIVAALVGANPTPARVRSLSRAAYKSYVLYGSALDTALDTGRAGRAAAPRVVAAR